From Haloferax marinisediminis, a single genomic window includes:
- a CDS encoding MutH/Sau3AI family endonuclease, whose protein sequence is MDASPIGRDASIEEIEAASDALLGHTFGDIVTTDLSGADRTKVKGQLGELLENYYGMANDNDPLPDFRAAGLELKCKPLKISYGDYFYPKEPLSVGMIDYSEVAETEYWRDIEKLRKKFLNLLIVWFVHDGDSRADFPFIWWQSWSPHEHMDEQIQEEYEEIRRQVLEGEHLSETEAGNDILQTCPKHNYDFANDEPGSFVVNSGHPHLEKPERRSWRIPTRFLVRMLADNANLELIDRGRVQYVKKDALWKKSKDRATDAESISRFVSIGDAQSELRDFDR, encoded by the coding sequence ATGGACGCATCTCCGATTGGTCGTGACGCATCGATAGAAGAAATCGAAGCCGCCTCCGACGCACTCCTTGGACACACGTTCGGAGACATCGTGACGACTGATCTGAGTGGTGCCGATAGAACGAAGGTCAAAGGCCAGCTTGGTGAGCTTCTCGAGAACTACTACGGGATGGCTAATGATAATGATCCTTTACCGGACTTCCGTGCTGCGGGGTTAGAACTGAAGTGTAAACCTCTGAAGATTTCGTATGGAGACTACTTCTACCCGAAAGAACCGCTAAGCGTGGGGATGATTGATTATTCGGAGGTTGCTGAGACCGAGTACTGGCGTGACATTGAGAAACTGCGGAAGAAGTTCCTAAATCTACTAATCGTATGGTTCGTTCACGATGGTGATTCACGAGCTGATTTCCCCTTCATTTGGTGGCAGAGTTGGTCCCCACACGAGCACATGGACGAGCAGATTCAGGAAGAATACGAAGAGATACGTCGACAAGTTCTGGAGGGTGAGCACCTGAGCGAGACCGAGGCCGGTAACGATATTCTCCAAACCTGTCCAAAGCACAACTACGATTTCGCGAACGACGAACCTGGGTCGTTCGTCGTCAACAGTGGGCATCCACACCTGGAAAAACCCGAGCGGCGAAGCTGGCGTATCCCAACACGGTTCCTTGTTCGCATGTTAGCAGATAATGCAAATCTCGAACTAATCGATAGGGGTCGCGTACAGTACGTGAAGAAGGATGCCTTGTGGAAGAAATCGAAGGACCGTGCGACAGATGCAGAGTCGATTTCCCGGTTCGTGTCAATTGGTGACGCTCAGTCGGAGTTGCGAGACTTCGACAGGTAG
- the dcm gene encoding DNA (cytosine-5-)-methyltransferase produces MGLETVELFAGVGGFRLGLERAGHEIIWSNQWEPSIQAQHASDCYAVNFGEENHTNVDINEVDETDVPDHDLLVGGFPCQDYSVAQTGAQGIEGEKGVLWWEIERIVREKRPPLLLLENVNRLLRSPTEQRGRDFGVVLHCLHNLGYNVEWRMINAADYGYATKRRRVFIFAARRDTEWGAWLDAEAAKPQYFSQKGFFPREFPVKDRQQRFPMPQEPDTSLLGDPKETSDSFEFHFKHAGAMVAGDIWTEEVDPDTVDGKTLGDVLERDGVSEEYFLNEEDIDRWEYIKGAKEEERVTDEGYEYTFKEGAIPFPDKLDEPSRTLLTSEGTTGVGRVKHVVEDPKTGDFRILTPKEAERLMDFPDDWTDTGMPETWRYTCMGNALVVGLVEQMGRWLNQQPDAVETDDELVFGTADN; encoded by the coding sequence ATGGGTCTGGAGACTGTAGAGTTGTTCGCAGGTGTTGGTGGCTTCCGACTTGGTCTAGAGCGTGCCGGTCACGAGATTATCTGGAGCAATCAGTGGGAGCCTAGCATCCAGGCTCAACATGCATCGGACTGTTACGCCGTGAACTTCGGCGAAGAGAACCACACCAACGTGGACATCAACGAAGTGGATGAGACGGACGTCCCAGACCACGACCTTCTCGTCGGTGGTTTTCCCTGTCAGGACTACTCAGTCGCTCAGACTGGGGCACAGGGTATCGAGGGAGAGAAAGGCGTCCTCTGGTGGGAAATCGAGCGAATCGTCCGAGAGAAACGCCCACCTCTTCTACTGCTGGAGAACGTGAACCGATTGCTTCGGTCACCAACGGAACAGCGTGGGCGCGACTTCGGGGTCGTTCTACACTGTCTCCACAATCTCGGATACAACGTGGAATGGCGAATGATAAATGCAGCCGACTACGGTTACGCGACCAAGCGCAGGCGAGTATTCATCTTCGCAGCAAGACGGGATACTGAATGGGGGGCGTGGCTTGATGCCGAAGCAGCAAAACCACAATACTTCTCTCAGAAGGGATTCTTCCCCCGCGAGTTCCCGGTGAAAGACCGACAACAGCGGTTCCCAATGCCACAAGAACCGGATACGTCGCTTCTGGGAGACCCGAAGGAGACAAGTGACAGTTTCGAATTCCACTTCAAGCATGCAGGTGCCATGGTCGCTGGCGACATCTGGACCGAGGAAGTCGACCCAGACACCGTGGACGGAAAGACGCTTGGTGACGTACTCGAGAGAGACGGCGTCTCAGAAGAGTACTTCCTGAACGAGGAAGACATCGACCGGTGGGAGTACATAAAGGGGGCAAAGGAGGAAGAACGCGTAACGGATGAGGGTTACGAGTACACGTTCAAGGAAGGTGCCATCCCGTTCCCAGACAAGCTCGACGAACCATCGCGGACGCTCCTGACTAGCGAAGGAACGACGGGAGTGGGACGTGTAAAGCACGTCGTCGAAGACCCGAAGACCGGTGACTTTCGAATATTGACGCCCAAGGAAGCCGAACGCCTCATGGATTTCCCAGATGACTGGACTGACACCGGAATGCCAGAGACGTGGCGTTACACCTGTATGGGGAACGCGCTGGTAGTAGGGCTCGTAGAGCAGATGGGTCGTTGGCTTAATCAGCAACCGGATGCTGTGGAAACCGACGACGAGCTTGTGTTCGGCACAGCCGATAACTAG
- a CDS encoding ATP-binding protein codes for MSTPPSSSTTTGSNGDLIGTVAGPGDGPNEFFIVTPDEQAVKTGEFITYSVTVEGTPRDVIARVTNREQARGLPETFMADPHVAPEAVAGTLGVPTEDIDLYRLEATVIGFYDTNMETFSNPRQLPRPGTQLRTAPDAMLEAVLPNLGVGAADARTESGVVTLSSVDVTARDGLAHMGWLLNRETGAVDLHVPIDEFAATHLAILASTGSGKSYTAGVLMEEMMKPDVRASLLVFDPHGEYGSLSEMRGEDMFAGEDGYRPEVEYFTPENLRIRISELSVGDVMAVLDNPSDRMQERLAEGWRTMQQRESRTWGVDELLDEMRNQYGTDDASVGALEWRLRRSIQRNELFTTDMNVPLDDLVAPGRCTVLQMDTLSRRDQQMIATVLLRRLYQARLAAVRERGDDPNFDGDIIEFPLFSLFEEGHRFAPATGDAPSLGIMRTITSEGRKFGFGLGIISQRPSKIDQDVLSQCGTQVTMKIQNPTDQKAIESSVEAAGEDVLRELPGLTPGQAVVSGDAMNTPVLIQVRQRHTQHGADSIPATEEWRTAHEQRQEQPTRSEGADMGGGDSSGEVDLLGDR; via the coding sequence ATGAGCACACCACCCTCCTCGTCCACGACGACTGGGAGCAATGGAGACCTTATCGGTACCGTAGCTGGCCCAGGAGATGGACCGAACGAGTTCTTCATTGTCACCCCGGACGAGCAAGCGGTGAAGACAGGTGAGTTCATCACCTACTCGGTGACTGTCGAGGGGACGCCTCGGGATGTCATCGCTCGCGTTACCAACCGCGAGCAGGCACGGGGCCTCCCCGAGACGTTCATGGCAGACCCGCATGTCGCGCCAGAGGCGGTCGCTGGGACGCTCGGAGTCCCGACGGAAGACATCGACCTCTATCGGCTCGAGGCGACTGTCATCGGTTTTTACGACACCAATATGGAAACGTTCTCTAACCCGCGCCAACTTCCACGGCCGGGAACGCAACTCCGAACTGCACCGGACGCGATGTTGGAGGCAGTCCTCCCGAACCTCGGTGTGGGTGCTGCAGACGCTCGTACCGAAAGTGGCGTGGTAACCTTGAGCTCGGTCGACGTCACAGCACGAGATGGCCTCGCTCACATGGGGTGGTTGCTCAACCGCGAAACCGGTGCGGTCGATCTCCACGTCCCCATCGACGAGTTCGCTGCGACACACTTGGCCATCCTCGCGTCTACTGGCTCTGGGAAGTCGTACACTGCCGGTGTTCTGATGGAGGAGATGATGAAGCCAGACGTTCGAGCGTCACTGTTGGTGTTCGATCCACACGGGGAGTACGGGAGTCTCTCGGAGATGCGGGGAGAAGATATGTTCGCTGGCGAAGACGGGTACCGACCCGAAGTCGAGTATTTCACCCCAGAAAATCTCCGGATTCGGATTTCGGAATTGAGCGTTGGAGACGTCATGGCTGTTCTGGACAACCCCAGTGATCGTATGCAAGAACGACTTGCTGAGGGGTGGCGAACAATGCAACAGCGTGAATCTCGCACGTGGGGTGTCGACGAACTACTGGATGAGATGCGGAACCAGTACGGCACGGACGACGCGAGTGTCGGTGCGCTCGAGTGGCGTCTTCGCCGTTCTATCCAACGCAACGAACTCTTCACGACGGATATGAACGTCCCACTTGACGACCTCGTTGCACCGGGTCGATGTACCGTTCTTCAGATGGACACGCTGAGTCGTCGTGACCAGCAGATGATTGCGACGGTGCTTCTCCGTCGTTTGTATCAGGCAAGGCTGGCTGCCGTTCGTGAGCGCGGTGACGACCCGAATTTCGACGGTGACATCATCGAATTCCCACTGTTTTCGCTGTTTGAAGAGGGTCACAGATTCGCGCCAGCGACCGGTGACGCTCCCTCGTTGGGAATCATGCGGACAATCACCTCCGAGGGCAGGAAGTTTGGATTCGGGCTCGGCATCATCAGTCAGCGACCATCCAAAATTGACCAGGACGTCCTCTCTCAGTGTGGGACACAGGTCACGATGAAGATACAGAACCCGACCGACCAGAAGGCCATCGAGAGCAGTGTTGAAGCTGCTGGTGAAGACGTTCTCCGAGAACTACCAGGACTCACACCAGGGCAAGCAGTGGTGTCTGGAGACGCGATGAACACGCCTGTGCTGATTCAGGTTCGGCAGCGCCACACACAGCACGGAGCGGATAGTATTCCTGCAACAGAGGAATGGCGGACTGCACACGAGCAGCGGCAGGAACAACCGACACGGTCCGAAGGTGCTGATATGGGTGGTGGTGATTCGAGCGGTGAAGTCGACTTGCTAGGAGATAGATAA
- a CDS encoding DNA double-strand break repair nuclease NurA has product MAFDKSEVAAALDDNVEVIRSYLEDDGYFVERYQDAFRRLPKMGDASDLRSDLSSSSYPGALPTDRFDSADSLVIHHEASDSWDSHEAVNDWARDLLMDVPMLAVDGSEIPPTKQFNIPLAYVQAAWCLNHHSPEGRLERGREGRLLDPMDVTRSGGEDGDDEYRFVDSSLVGLERYEHEANLLIDKIEYLAERHGGGAFERKPVVLYDGPLVASFANPRRPEIRNRYLSAISELIAASQHHRIPLVGYIAGTNAIELSKMTRLLLQDELGADRTIPDARVLSGMMSPWGDSTVPFLCRRDGSVDALTATYRGEEYDFSHEIHFSYLKVPPGEGLDRLEFPGWLLDTDGPSGYESLYEYVLDVIRAEAGVGRGYPEVLQQADTDAVLDQRDRQQFLRLLQKWAETNDVPLEWDAKALSKELRRR; this is encoded by the coding sequence ATGGCGTTCGACAAGTCCGAAGTCGCGGCGGCACTCGACGACAATGTCGAAGTCATCCGGTCATATCTGGAGGACGATGGCTACTTCGTCGAGCGCTACCAGGATGCCTTTCGCCGACTTCCGAAGATGGGTGATGCGAGTGACCTCCGCTCCGACCTATCGTCTTCGTCGTATCCCGGTGCACTCCCAACGGATAGGTTCGATTCCGCAGATTCACTCGTGATTCATCACGAGGCATCCGACAGTTGGGATAGCCACGAGGCGGTCAACGACTGGGCACGTGATCTCCTTATGGACGTTCCAATGCTCGCCGTTGATGGGTCAGAGATACCCCCAACGAAGCAATTCAACATTCCACTCGCGTATGTGCAGGCGGCATGGTGTCTCAACCACCATTCGCCGGAGGGAAGACTCGAACGTGGGAGGGAGGGGCGACTCTTAGATCCAATGGACGTGACACGCTCGGGTGGCGAGGATGGTGATGACGAGTACCGGTTCGTCGACAGCTCTCTCGTCGGCCTTGAGCGATACGAACACGAGGCTAACCTGCTCATCGACAAAATCGAATACCTTGCAGAGCGACACGGGGGCGGCGCATTTGAACGGAAACCGGTCGTTCTCTACGATGGTCCGCTCGTTGCTTCATTTGCAAACCCAAGGCGACCAGAGATTAGGAACCGATATCTCTCAGCAATCAGCGAGCTCATCGCTGCAAGTCAGCACCATCGGATACCACTCGTCGGGTACATTGCAGGAACCAATGCGATTGAGTTGTCGAAGATGACACGGTTGCTGCTTCAGGACGAACTTGGTGCTGACCGAACAATTCCAGACGCGAGAGTGTTGTCAGGGATGATGAGCCCTTGGGGAGACTCAACTGTCCCGTTTCTGTGCCGTCGTGATGGCAGTGTCGACGCACTTACTGCGACGTATCGCGGCGAAGAGTATGACTTCAGCCACGAGATTCACTTTTCATATCTGAAAGTTCCACCGGGAGAAGGCCTCGACCGGTTGGAATTCCCTGGTTGGCTGCTGGACACGGATGGACCATCCGGGTATGAGAGTCTATACGAGTACGTGCTGGATGTTATTCGAGCCGAAGCGGGAGTTGGCCGAGGATATCCAGAAGTACTCCAACAAGCAGACACCGACGCTGTGCTCGACCAGCGGGACCGACAACAGTTCCTCCGCCTCCTCCAGAAGTGGGCCGAGACGAACGATGTGCCTCTGGAGTGGGATGCTAAAGCACTCAGCAAGGAACTCCGCCGACGATGA